A stretch of the Bradyrhizobium sp. CCBAU 53351 genome encodes the following:
- a CDS encoding SMP-30/gluconolactonase/LRE family protein — MTIPQPIITDSGEPVLARRTLLKGAAAVAATGMTIGAAGAASVAPLGQTGAPTMSTAPLPLGPLPGSRYPDAHLESAKKGPPTFGPSGFPAFAGTMAVERVATGFRWAEGPVYFAAGRYVLFSDIPNNRIMRFSEDDGHLSVYRQPSMNSNGNTIDREGRLITCEHSGRRVTRTELDGSITVIADKFNGKRLNSPNDAVVTADGAIWFTDPAYGIGGFYEGIKAEPEQEKKNVYRVDPKSGEVKVVVDDFVEPNGLAISPDEKKLYICDTGFTDGPDNPSHIRVFDLDVAAGKVSNGKVFAEMPKPGITDGVRCDTEGRVWCSVGWGDPNEDGVRCYTASGELLGKIHIPETVANLCFGGQQRNRLYICGSTSLYAVYTSVQGAMKP, encoded by the coding sequence ATGACGATACCCCAGCCTATCATCACCGATTCCGGCGAACCCGTTCTCGCCCGCCGCACCCTGCTCAAGGGCGCCGCCGCAGTCGCGGCAACGGGCATGACCATCGGCGCGGCCGGCGCTGCTTCCGTGGCGCCCCTGGGCCAGACCGGCGCGCCGACGATGTCGACGGCGCCATTGCCGCTCGGACCGTTGCCCGGCAGCCGCTACCCGGATGCCCACCTGGAATCCGCCAAGAAAGGGCCGCCGACATTCGGCCCCTCCGGTTTTCCCGCCTTCGCAGGCACCATGGCGGTCGAGCGCGTCGCGACCGGCTTCCGCTGGGCCGAGGGGCCGGTCTATTTCGCGGCAGGCCGTTATGTGCTGTTCAGCGACATCCCGAACAACCGCATCATGCGCTTCTCGGAGGATGACGGTCACCTCAGCGTCTATCGTCAGCCCTCGATGAACTCGAACGGCAACACCATCGATCGCGAAGGACGCCTCATCACCTGCGAGCACAGTGGCCGGCGCGTGACGCGGACCGAGCTCGACGGCTCGATCACCGTGATCGCCGACAAGTTCAACGGCAAGCGGCTGAACTCGCCGAACGATGCAGTCGTCACCGCCGACGGCGCGATCTGGTTCACCGATCCCGCCTACGGGATCGGCGGGTTCTACGAGGGGATCAAGGCCGAGCCCGAGCAGGAGAAGAAGAATGTCTACCGGGTCGACCCCAAATCCGGCGAGGTCAAGGTCGTGGTCGACGACTTCGTCGAGCCGAACGGGCTCGCCATCTCGCCGGACGAGAAGAAGCTCTACATCTGCGACACCGGCTTCACGGACGGGCCGGACAATCCATCGCATATCCGCGTGTTCGACCTGGACGTCGCCGCGGGCAAGGTCTCGAACGGCAAGGTCTTCGCCGAGATGCCGAAACCTGGCATCACCGACGGCGTCCGCTGTGACACCGAAGGGCGGGTCTGGTGCTCGGTCGGCTGGGGCGATCCGAACGAGGACGGCGTGCGCTGCTATACGGCATCGGGCGAATTGCTCGGCAAGATCCACATTCCGGAGACCGTGGCCAACCTCTGCTTCGGCGGCCAGCAGCGCAACAGGCTCTATATTTGCGGCTCGACCTCGCTCTATGCGGTCTACACCAGCGTGCAGGGCGCGATGAAGCCGTGA
- a CDS encoding DUF2848 domain-containing protein — MFDLTFTVDAQDTTTPLTLAIDQMVIAGWTGRDPVARDKHIKELQEMGIAPPASTPIYYRASARRLTQEDSIECTGGDSSGEVEFVLIGWQGRIFVGCGSDHTDRKVEAYNVTVSKQMCDKPVASTLWELEDVIGHWDKMILRSYATIKGERVLYQEGTLDAMLPVNDLIARGFDGGKFPDGCAMFGGTFAAKGGIRPAERFDFELEDPVLKRTIRHGYDVVTLPVRG; from the coding sequence GTGTTTGACCTCACTTTCACCGTCGACGCCCAGGATACCACCACGCCGCTGACGCTGGCGATCGACCAGATGGTCATCGCCGGCTGGACCGGCCGCGATCCCGTCGCGCGCGACAAGCACATCAAAGAGCTGCAGGAGATGGGCATCGCCCCACCGGCCTCGACGCCGATCTACTACCGCGCCTCGGCGCGGCGGCTGACCCAGGAAGACAGCATCGAATGCACGGGCGGCGATTCCTCCGGCGAGGTCGAGTTCGTGCTGATCGGCTGGCAGGGCCGCATCTTCGTCGGCTGCGGCTCGGATCATACCGACCGCAAGGTCGAGGCTTACAACGTCACGGTCTCCAAGCAGATGTGCGACAAGCCGGTCGCTTCCACGCTGTGGGAGCTCGAGGACGTCATCGGCCACTGGGACAAGATGATCCTGCGCTCCTACGCCACCATCAAGGGCGAACGCGTGCTCTACCAGGAGGGCACACTGGACGCGATGTTGCCGGTCAATGACCTGATCGCGCGCGGCTTCGATGGCGGCAAGTTCCCCGACGGCTGCGCCATGTTCGGCGGTACCTTCGCCGCCAAAGGCGGCATTCGCCCGGCGGAGCGGTTCGATTTCGAGCTCGAGGACCCCGTGCTGAAACGTACAATCAGGCACGGCTACGACGTCGTGACGCTGCCGGTGCGGGGCTAG
- a CDS encoding amidase has product MPDFPTLAKIAEDLESGRTTSRQLVEACIARIADPSGEGRRTFLHVDKDAALAAADAMDGLRKVKAAPSRYAGIPVSIKDLFDIKGQVTRAGSRALDDSPPAEQDAATVARLRKAGFVVIGRTNMTEFAYSGIGINPHYGTPKGAWNRAAGHVPGGSSSGAAVSVLDGMAHGALGTDTGGSCRIPAAYNGIVGYKPTQRRVPLDGSVPLSFSLDSIGPLARSVSCCAILDAVLANEPITALKPRPVKGMRLAVPTTIALDDLDAEVSETFERALKTLADHGAIIERIEMAEFHDIGPMNAKGGFAASESYAWHRYLLTSKGDVYDPRVSVRIMRGEAQSAADYIDLLNERRSLIARVNARIAPYDALVLPTTANTPPKISDLADDKAFTTQNLRALRNCTLINMIDGCAISLPAHRQGDVPVGLMLAGSGGSDRRIFELAAGMEAVIRV; this is encoded by the coding sequence ATGCCCGATTTTCCGACACTGGCAAAAATCGCCGAAGACCTCGAAAGCGGCCGCACCACCTCCCGACAGCTGGTCGAGGCGTGCATCGCCAGGATCGCCGATCCCTCGGGCGAGGGCCGGCGCACCTTCCTCCATGTCGACAAGGACGCTGCGCTTGCCGCGGCGGATGCGATGGACGGCTTGCGCAAGGTGAAGGCGGCGCCGTCGCGCTATGCCGGCATTCCGGTCTCGATCAAGGATCTCTTCGACATCAAGGGCCAGGTGACGCGCGCCGGCTCCCGCGCGCTCGACGATTCGCCGCCGGCCGAGCAGGATGCTGCGACGGTGGCGCGGCTGCGCAAAGCCGGCTTCGTCGTGATCGGCCGCACCAACATGACCGAGTTCGCTTATTCCGGTATCGGCATCAATCCGCATTACGGCACGCCGAAAGGCGCCTGGAACCGGGCTGCCGGCCATGTGCCGGGCGGCTCGTCCTCGGGCGCGGCGGTGTCCGTGCTCGACGGCATGGCACATGGCGCCCTCGGCACCGACACCGGCGGCTCCTGCCGGATTCCCGCGGCCTATAACGGCATCGTCGGCTACAAGCCGACGCAGCGGCGCGTGCCGCTCGACGGCTCGGTGCCGCTGTCGTTCTCGCTCGACAGCATCGGGCCCTTGGCACGATCGGTCAGCTGCTGTGCCATTCTCGATGCCGTGCTCGCGAACGAGCCGATCACTGCGCTCAAGCCGCGCCCGGTGAAGGGCATGCGGCTCGCGGTGCCGACCACCATCGCGCTCGACGACCTCGACGCAGAGGTCTCCGAGACCTTCGAGCGCGCGCTGAAGACGCTGGCCGACCACGGCGCCATCATCGAGCGCATCGAGATGGCCGAATTCCACGACATCGGACCGATGAACGCCAAGGGCGGCTTTGCCGCGTCCGAGAGCTATGCCTGGCATCGCTATCTCCTCACGTCGAAGGGCGACGTCTACGATCCCCGCGTCTCCGTTCGCATCATGCGCGGCGAGGCGCAGAGCGCGGCCGACTACATTGATCTGCTCAACGAGCGCCGCTCGCTGATCGCCCGCGTCAATGCACGCATCGCGCCCTATGACGCGCTGGTGCTGCCGACCACGGCCAACACGCCGCCGAAGATTTCGGATTTGGCCGACGACAAGGCGTTCACCACGCAGAATTTGCGCGCGCTGCGCAACTGCACCCTGATCAACATGATCGACGGCTGCGCCATTTCGCTCCCTGCGCATCGCCAGGGCGACGTTCCCGTCGGCCTGATGCTGGCTGGTAGCGGTGGTTCGGACCGCCGCATCTTCGAACTTGCTGCCGGCATGGAGGCCGTCATTCGTGTTTGA
- the ppc gene encoding phosphoenolpyruvate carboxylase, protein MSLQTISSDATEHRANRPEDAQATEAEARLRDDIRLLGRILGDTVRDQEGADVFDLVERIRQTSIRFHRDEDRLARRELEQILDSMSTSETVRIVRAFSYFSHLANIAEDQNNIRQMRARGAGKNSGVLAETLAHAKAAGIDPDALRSFFKSALVSPVLTAHPTEVRRKSTMDREMEVAGLLDRRERVALTAEEADASDEQLRREVLTLWQTNLLRRTKLTVLDEVANGLSFYDYTFLREVPRLVNALEDRLEEGGEQAAGELASFLRMGSWIGGDRDGNPFVTADVMRGTLRLQSSRVMQFYLNELHVLGSELSIAAHLADVSEELRNLAERSPDTSPHRSGEPYRLAVSGIYARLTATAEKLEVEITRRPVGKGAPYTSVKELQADLDVLHRSLISNNARVIARGRLRLLRRAVDCFGFHLARLDIRQNSAVHERTIAELMDAANPGMSYLALGEDARISLLTNELRSTRALVSPFVKYSDETMGELNVFHAAAEAHAKFGSDAIPQCIISMCKGMSDMLEVAVLLKEVGLVHPSGRSAINIVPLFETIEDLQASSGIMDRMLSLHDYRRLVDSRGSVQEVMLGYSDSNKDGGFVTSGWELYKAEINLVEVFERHHVRLRLFHGRGGSVGRGGGPSYDAIIAQPGGAVNGQIRITEQGEIISSKYSNAEVGRNNLEILAAATLEASLLHPRQSAPRREYLTAMDELSNLAFKAYRGLVYETEGFVDYFWSSTVINEIATLNIGSRPASRKKTRAIEDLRAIPWVFSWAQCRLMLPGWYGFGSAVEQWIAEHPDKGMPFLKELYREWPFFRMLLSNMDMVLAKSSIAIASRYAELVPDEALREKIFGRIRREWHASIESLLDIMGQDRLLQGNPLLERSVRHRFPYLDPLNHVQVELLREHRAQNPDEQVLRGIQLTINGISAGLRNTG, encoded by the coding sequence ATGTCCCTCCAGACCATTTCATCCGACGCCACTGAGCATCGCGCCAACCGGCCCGAGGACGCCCAGGCCACGGAAGCGGAGGCGCGGCTGCGCGACGACATCCGCCTGCTCGGGCGCATCCTCGGCGACACCGTGCGCGACCAGGAGGGCGCCGACGTGTTCGACCTGGTCGAGCGCATCCGGCAGACCTCGATCCGGTTCCACCGCGACGAGGACCGGCTCGCCCGCCGCGAGCTCGAGCAGATCCTCGACAGCATGTCGACCTCCGAGACGGTGCGGATCGTCCGCGCCTTCAGCTATTTCTCCCACCTCGCCAACATCGCCGAGGACCAGAACAACATCCGCCAGATGCGGGCTCGCGGCGCAGGCAAGAACTCAGGTGTGCTGGCGGAAACGCTGGCCCACGCCAAGGCGGCGGGCATCGACCCCGACGCGCTGCGCAGCTTCTTCAAGTCCGCGCTGGTCAGCCCGGTCTTGACCGCGCACCCAACCGAAGTGCGCCGCAAGAGCACCATGGATCGCGAGATGGAGGTCGCAGGCCTGCTCGACCGCCGCGAGCGCGTCGCGCTGACCGCGGAGGAGGCGGATGCCAGCGACGAGCAGCTCCGCCGCGAGGTGCTGACGCTGTGGCAGACCAATCTGCTTCGCCGCACCAAGCTCACCGTGCTCGATGAGGTCGCCAACGGCCTGTCGTTCTACGACTACACCTTCCTGCGCGAGGTCCCGCGCCTCGTCAACGCGCTGGAAGACCGGCTGGAGGAGGGCGGCGAGCAGGCGGCCGGCGAGCTCGCCTCGTTCCTGCGCATGGGGAGCTGGATCGGCGGCGACCGCGACGGCAATCCCTTCGTCACCGCCGACGTGATGCGCGGCACGCTGCGGCTGCAGTCGAGCCGCGTGATGCAGTTCTATCTGAACGAGCTGCACGTGCTCGGCTCGGAATTGTCGATCGCGGCGCACCTCGCCGATGTCTCCGAGGAGCTGCGTAACCTCGCCGAGCGCTCGCCAGACACCTCGCCGCACCGGAGCGGCGAGCCTTATCGGCTGGCGGTCTCCGGCATCTATGCGCGCCTGACCGCGACGGCCGAAAAGCTCGAGGTCGAGATCACGCGCCGGCCCGTCGGCAAGGGGGCGCCTTATACCAGCGTGAAGGAGCTGCAGGCCGATCTCGACGTGCTGCACCGTTCGCTGATCTCCAACAACGCCCGCGTCATCGCGCGCGGCCGGCTGCGGCTGCTCCGGCGCGCGGTGGACTGCTTCGGCTTCCATCTGGCGCGGCTCGACATCCGCCAGAACTCCGCGGTGCACGAGCGCACCATCGCCGAGCTGATGGATGCCGCCAACCCCGGCATGTCCTATCTCGCGCTCGGCGAAGACGCCCGCATCTCGCTGCTGACCAACGAGCTGCGCTCGACGCGCGCGCTGGTGTCGCCCTTCGTCAAATACAGCGACGAGACCATGGGCGAGCTCAACGTCTTCCATGCCGCCGCGGAGGCGCACGCCAAGTTCGGCTCGGACGCCATTCCCCAATGCATCATCTCGATGTGCAAGGGCATGTCCGACATGCTCGAGGTCGCGGTGCTCTTGAAGGAGGTCGGCCTCGTCCATCCTTCCGGCCGCAGCGCCATCAACATCGTGCCGCTGTTCGAGACCATCGAGGATCTGCAGGCCTCCTCCGGCATCATGGATCGCATGCTGTCGCTGCACGACTACCGGCGCCTCGTCGACAGCCGCGGCAGCGTGCAGGAGGTCATGCTCGGCTATTCCGACAGCAACAAGGACGGCGGTTTCGTCACCTCGGGCTGGGAGCTCTACAAGGCCGAGATCAATCTCGTCGAGGTGTTCGAGCGGCATCACGTGCGCTTGCGCCTGTTCCACGGCCGCGGCGGCTCTGTGGGGCGCGGCGGCGGACCGAGCTATGACGCCATCATCGCGCAGCCCGGCGGCGCGGTGAACGGCCAGATCCGCATCACCGAGCAGGGCGAGATCATCTCGTCGAAATATTCCAACGCCGAGGTCGGCCGCAACAATCTGGAGATCCTGGCGGCCGCGACGCTCGAGGCGAGTCTCTTGCATCCGCGCCAGAGCGCGCCGCGCCGCGAATATCTGACCGCGATGGACGAATTGTCGAACCTCGCCTTCAAAGCCTATCGCGGCCTCGTCTACGAGACCGAGGGCTTCGTCGATTATTTCTGGTCATCGACCGTGATCAACGAGATCGCGACGCTGAACATCGGCAGCCGCCCGGCCTCGCGCAAGAAGACCCGCGCCATCGAGGACCTGCGCGCCATCCCCTGGGTGTTCTCCTGGGCGCAATGCCGCCTGATGCTGCCGGGCTGGTACGGCTTTGGCAGCGCGGTCGAGCAGTGGATCGCGGAGCATCCCGACAAGGGCATGCCGTTCCTCAAGGAGCTCTACAGGGAATGGCCGTTCTTCCGCATGCTGCTGTCGAACATGGACATGGTGCTCGCGAAAAGCTCGATCGCGATCGCCTCGCGTTATGCCGAGCTCGTGCCGGATGAAGCCTTGCGTGAAAAAATCTTCGGCCGCATCCGCCGCGAATGGCACGCCTCGATCGAGAGCCTGCTCGACATCATGGGCCAGGACCGGTTGCTGCAGGGTAATCCGTTGCTGGAGCGCTCCGTGCGCCACCGCTTCCCCTATCTCGATCCGCTCAACCACGTGCAGGTCGAGCTCCTGAGAGAGCACCGCGCGCAGAACCCGGACGAGCAGGTGCTGCGCGGGATTCAGCTGACGATCAACGGGATCTCGGCGGGGTTGCGGAATACGGGATAG
- the alkB gene encoding DNA oxidative demethylase AlkB, which translates to MTADLFDSVAEAQPSREEIADGAVLLRGFVTPIESELIDAVRAIVAQSPFRRMTTPGGHLMSVAMTNCGERGWITDHTGYRYDPIDPRTGAPWPAMPPVLRDLARRAAEQGGFTGFAPDACLVNRYEPGTRLSLHQDKDELDYSAPIVSVSLGLPATFLFGGLARADRPRRFRLVHGDVVVWGGPSRLAYHGVAPLAYGEHALLGRKRINLTFRRTR; encoded by the coding sequence TTGACGGCTGATTTGTTCGACAGCGTTGCCGAGGCGCAGCCGTCGCGCGAGGAGATCGCAGACGGCGCCGTACTGTTGCGCGGCTTCGTCACGCCGATCGAGAGCGAGCTGATCGACGCCGTGCGCGCCATCGTGGCGCAATCGCCGTTCCGCCGCATGACCACGCCCGGCGGCCACCTGATGTCGGTGGCGATGACCAATTGCGGCGAGCGCGGCTGGATCACCGATCACACCGGCTATCGCTACGATCCCATCGATCCCAGAACCGGCGCGCCCTGGCCGGCGATGCCACCGGTGCTGCGCGATCTCGCTCGCCGCGCGGCGGAGCAGGGCGGTTTTACCGGCTTCGCGCCCGATGCCTGCCTCGTCAACCGCTACGAGCCCGGCACGCGGCTGTCGCTGCATCAGGACAAGGACGAGCTGGATTATTCGGCGCCAATCGTCTCGGTCTCGCTCGGGCTGCCCGCGACCTTCCTGTTCGGCGGCCTCGCTCGCGCCGACAGGCCGCGGCGTTTCCGGCTGGTCCACGGCGATGTCGTGGTTTGGGGCGGCCCGTCCAGGCTCGCCTATCACGGCGTCGCGCCGCTCGCCTACGGCGAGCATGCGCTGCTCGGGCGGAAGCGGATCAATCTGACCTTCCGCCGAACGCGCTGA
- a CDS encoding thiolase → MRKNQVAVVGAAETTELGVIPNMSQLQLHADAALNAIADAGLKLSDIDGFATAVETPQQVCHYLGIKPTWVDGTSVGGCSFMLHVRHAAAAIEAGLCKTVLITHAESGKSMIGKAPRSIPADSLQGQFEAPYGVYGPPSMFPIPVLRFMKTYGITHEQLASVAVVQREWAAKNPRAMMKDPITVADVLNSRMIAYPFRLLQCCLVTDGGGALILTSADRAKDFPRKPVYIMGTGESVETPMVSQMETFNSSRAFKTAGPLAFKEAGIAHKDVDHLMIYDAFAHLPLFGLGDLGFMPHEETGKFIADGNTRPGGKLPLNTNGGGLSYMHSGMYGMYALQESVRQMRGIAPAQVPNATISVCHGVGGMFAASGTIVFTNER, encoded by the coding sequence ATGCGCAAGAACCAGGTTGCCGTCGTCGGCGCGGCCGAGACCACTGAGCTCGGTGTTATCCCGAATATGTCGCAGCTCCAGCTTCACGCGGATGCGGCGCTGAATGCCATCGCGGATGCCGGGCTGAAGTTGTCCGACATCGACGGCTTCGCCACCGCGGTCGAGACGCCGCAGCAGGTCTGCCATTATCTCGGCATCAAGCCGACCTGGGTGGACGGCACCTCGGTCGGCGGCTGCTCGTTCATGCTGCACGTTCGTCACGCCGCGGCAGCAATCGAGGCCGGCCTGTGCAAGACCGTGCTGATCACTCATGCCGAGAGCGGCAAGTCGATGATCGGCAAGGCGCCGCGCTCGATCCCCGCCGATAGCCTGCAAGGCCAGTTCGAGGCGCCCTACGGCGTCTACGGCCCGCCCAGCATGTTCCCGATCCCCGTGCTGCGCTTCATGAAGACCTACGGCATTACCCACGAGCAGCTGGCTTCGGTCGCGGTGGTGCAGCGCGAATGGGCGGCGAAGAATCCGCGCGCGATGATGAAGGACCCGATCACCGTCGCCGACGTTCTCAACTCGCGCATGATCGCCTATCCGTTCCGCCTGCTGCAGTGCTGCCTCGTCACCGATGGCGGCGGCGCGCTGATCCTGACCTCGGCCGACCGCGCCAAGGACTTTCCGCGCAAGCCGGTCTACATCATGGGCACCGGCGAGAGCGTCGAGACGCCGATGGTCAGCCAGATGGAAACGTTCAATTCTTCGCGGGCGTTCAAGACCGCAGGTCCCCTCGCGTTCAAGGAAGCCGGGATCGCGCACAAGGACGTCGATCATCTCATGATCTACGACGCGTTTGCGCATCTGCCGCTGTTCGGCCTCGGCGATCTCGGATTCATGCCCCATGAGGAGACCGGAAAATTCATCGCGGACGGCAATACGCGGCCCGGCGGGAAACTGCCGCTCAACACCAATGGCGGCGGATTGAGCTATATGCATTCGGGCATGTACGGCATGTACGCGCTGCAGGAGAGCGTGCGACAGATGCGCGGCATCGCGCCGGCGCAGGTGCCGAACGCGACAATTTCGGTGTGTCATGGCGTCGGCGGAATGTTCGCGGCGAGTGGCACGATCGTGTTTACGAACGAGAGGTAG
- a CDS encoding Zn-ribbon domain-containing OB-fold protein, translating to MAEPQRARPKPTPETQHFWDGTKAGELRLQRCDACAHVYFPPRPFCPSCASRKVSIFKASGKGFLYSYVINHRPAAPGFTPPYAIAVVELAEGPRMMSNIIDCPQTPEALELDMKLEVAFEALDDKITLPVFRPAKG from the coding sequence ATGGCCGAACCGCAGCGCGCGCGACCGAAACCGACGCCGGAGACCCAGCATTTCTGGGACGGCACCAAAGCCGGCGAATTGCGCCTGCAGCGCTGCGACGCCTGCGCGCATGTCTACTTCCCGCCGCGCCCGTTCTGCCCGTCCTGCGCCTCGCGCAAGGTCAGCATCTTCAAGGCAAGCGGCAAGGGCTTCCTCTACAGCTACGTGATCAACCACCGGCCCGCCGCGCCCGGCTTCACGCCGCCCTACGCGATCGCCGTGGTGGAGCTTGCCGAGGGGCCGCGGATGATGAGCAACATCATCGACTGCCCGCAGACGCCGGAGGCGCTCGAGCTCGACATGAAGCTCGAGGTCGCCTTCGAGGCGCTCGACGACAAGATCACCCTTCCCGTCTTCCGTCCGGCGAAGGGGTAA
- a CDS encoding 2OG-Fe(II) oxygenase: MAIAKRITDVDAAPDLASHVDALDWSQITAELDSQGCAVLKNLLTPDQCRAVAALYPDDAHFRSRIVMSRHGFGRGEYKYFAYPLPDLIAQLRPALYAHLEPVANRWNEAMGIDIRYPAVHAAFLKRCHEAGQARPTPLLLQYEAGDFNCLHQDLYGEHVFPLQVAILLSEPGRDFTGGEFVLTEQRPRMQSRAEVVPLAQGDAVAFAVHHRPVQGTRGAYRVNLRHGVSRIRSGQRHTLGVIFHDAK, from the coding sequence ATGGCAATCGCGAAACGTATTACCGATGTCGATGCTGCGCCCGATCTTGCATCGCACGTCGATGCCCTCGACTGGTCGCAGATCACCGCCGAGCTCGACTCCCAGGGCTGTGCCGTCCTGAAAAACCTGCTGACGCCGGACCAGTGCCGCGCCGTCGCGGCGCTCTATCCTGACGATGCGCATTTTCGTAGCCGCATCGTGATGAGCCGCCATGGCTTTGGCCGCGGCGAATACAAATATTTCGCCTATCCGCTGCCCGACCTGATCGCGCAATTGCGGCCTGCGCTGTATGCGCATCTGGAACCCGTCGCCAATCGCTGGAACGAAGCGATGGGGATCGACATCCGCTATCCCGCCGTGCATGCCGCTTTCCTCAAGCGTTGCCACGAGGCGGGGCAGGCGCGGCCGACGCCGCTGCTGCTGCAATATGAGGCCGGGGACTTCAACTGCCTGCACCAGGACCTCTACGGCGAGCACGTGTTCCCGCTGCAGGTCGCGATCCTGCTGTCCGAGCCGGGCCGCGACTTCACCGGCGGCGAGTTCGTGCTGACCGAGCAGCGCCCGCGCATGCAATCGCGCGCAGAGGTGGTGCCGCTCGCGCAGGGCGACGCGGTCGCCTTCGCTGTGCATCACCGCCCGGTGCAGGGGACACGCGGCGCCTATCGCGTTAATCTCCGCCATGGCGTCAGCCGGATCAGGTCCGGTCAGCGCCACACGCTGGGTGTGATCTTTCACGACGCGAAATGA
- a CDS encoding SDR family NAD(P)-dependent oxidoreductase has protein sequence MSKSLQDKVIIVTGAGRGIGREIALLCAGEGAKVVVNDPGGASDGAGSNAAPAEEVVEEIKKRGGTAVANFESVAEAIPASKIVKTATDHFGRLDGVVNNAGILRDMIFHKMSVEAFEAVIKVHLMGSFYVSHAAARIFREQESGSFVHFTSTSGLIGNFGQANYAAAKLGIVGLSKSIALDMGRFNVRSNCVSPFAWTRMIGTIPTETEAEKARVEKIKQMGPEKIAPLCGYLLGDSAKDVTGQIFGVRMNEIFLFSQNRPIRSVQRSEGWTPQSIAEHGMPALKGSFYKLDRSADIFTWDPV, from the coding sequence ATGAGCAAATCACTGCAGGACAAGGTCATCATCGTCACCGGCGCAGGCCGCGGCATCGGGCGCGAGATTGCGCTCTTGTGCGCGGGCGAAGGCGCCAAGGTCGTCGTCAACGATCCCGGTGGCGCCTCCGACGGCGCGGGCTCGAACGCGGCACCGGCCGAGGAAGTGGTCGAGGAGATCAAGAAGCGCGGCGGCACGGCGGTCGCCAATTTCGAGAGCGTCGCGGAAGCCATTCCCGCCAGCAAGATCGTGAAGACGGCGACCGATCATTTCGGCCGGCTCGACGGCGTCGTCAACAATGCCGGCATTTTGCGCGACATGATCTTCCACAAGATGAGCGTGGAGGCGTTCGAGGCCGTCATCAAGGTGCATTTGATGGGCTCGTTCTACGTCTCTCACGCCGCGGCGCGGATCTTCCGCGAGCAGGAGAGCGGCTCGTTCGTGCACTTCACCTCGACCTCGGGCCTGATCGGCAATTTCGGACAAGCCAACTACGCTGCAGCCAAGCTCGGCATCGTCGGCCTCTCCAAATCCATCGCGCTCGACATGGGCCGCTTCAACGTCCGCTCCAACTGCGTCTCGCCGTTCGCCTGGACGCGCATGATCGGCACGATCCCGACGGAGACTGAAGCGGAGAAGGCGCGGGTCGAAAAGATCAAGCAGATGGGACCCGAAAAGATCGCCCCGCTGTGCGGCTATCTGCTCGGCGACTCCGCCAAGGACGTCACGGGACAGATTTTCGGCGTGCGCATGAACGAGATCTTCCTGTTCAGCCAGAACCGCCCCATTCGCTCGGTGCAGCGGAGCGAGGGCTGGACGCCGCAGTCGATCGCGGAACACGGCATGCCGGCGCTGAAGGGCTCGTTCTACAAGCTCGACCGCTCCGCCGACATCTTCACCTGGGATCCCGTCTAG
- a CDS encoding IS110 family transposase, producing the protein MIIRPRYVGIDVSKRYLDIFDESLGVPERIANAPQAITQIAARWRCDVLVVFEATGVYDLELREALSQAGIRFARINPARARDFARASGQLAKTDPIDARMLASFARAMQPAAEQAANPARNALAGLAKRRDQLVLMRAQEKNRRSEAEDRAMADRIGRLIEVLDNEIAAIEADISALIKTEPEVSDDAQLMRSLPGVGPVTCMQLIAQMPELGKVGPKQVAALAGLAPFNVDSGAYRGKRKIVGGRKRVRDALYMAALNAVRRADPFKAFYARLRQAGKPAKLALIAVARKLLTVLNAIIRDRKPYLYTRPT; encoded by the coding sequence ATGATCATACGCCCTCGTTACGTCGGAATCGACGTCTCCAAACGATATCTCGATATCTTCGATGAGAGCCTGGGCGTGCCGGAGCGCATCGCCAACGCGCCGCAGGCCATCACACAGATCGCGGCGCGTTGGCGCTGCGATGTGCTGGTCGTCTTTGAAGCCACGGGCGTCTATGACCTTGAGCTTCGTGAGGCGCTCAGCCAGGCCGGCATCCGCTTTGCCCGGATCAACCCGGCCCGGGCCCGGGACTTTGCGCGCGCCAGCGGCCAGCTCGCCAAGACCGACCCGATCGATGCCCGGATGCTGGCGAGCTTTGCCCGGGCCATGCAGCCTGCCGCTGAGCAGGCTGCCAATCCTGCCCGCAATGCCCTGGCGGGGCTTGCAAAACGGCGGGATCAACTGGTTCTCATGCGTGCCCAGGAGAAGAACAGGCGCAGCGAGGCCGAGGACCGCGCCATGGCCGATCGCATCGGTCGGCTCATTGAAGTCCTCGACAATGAGATCGCCGCAATCGAGGCCGATATTAGCGCACTGATCAAGACTGAGCCGGAGGTCTCCGATGATGCGCAGTTGATGCGGTCACTTCCCGGCGTGGGCCCCGTAACCTGCATGCAGCTGATCGCGCAGATGCCGGAACTCGGAAAAGTGGGACCGAAGCAGGTGGCCGCGCTCGCCGGCCTGGCTCCCTTCAACGTCGACAGCGGCGCTTACCGCGGCAAGCGGAAGATCGTCGGGGGCCGAAAGCGCGTCCGCGATGCCCTCTACATGGCCGCTCTCAATGCGGTCCGCCGGGCCGATCCATTCAAGGCCTTCTACGCTCGACTGCGACAGGCCGGTAAACCTGCCAAGCTCGCTCTCATTGCCGTTGCCAGGAAGCTGTTGACGGTCCTCAACGCCATCATCCGCGATCGAAAGCCGTACCTGTACACTAGGCCAACATAA